A stretch of the Helicoverpa armigera isolate CAAS_96S chromosome 5, ASM3070526v1, whole genome shotgun sequence genome encodes the following:
- the LOC110370954 gene encoding serine/threonine-protein kinase mig-15 isoform X8, which produces MAHQLAPSVNCSLDDIDLSALKDPAGIFELIEVVGNGTYGQVYKGRHTKTGQLAAIKVMDVTQDEEEEIKLEINVLKKYSNHRNIATYYGAFIKKSPPGKDDQLWLVMEYCGAGSVTDLVKSTKGQSLKEEWISYICREILRGLSYLHSNKVIHRDIKGQNVLLTDNAEVKLVDFGVSAQLDRTIGRRNTFIGTPYWMAPEVIACDENPDATYDNRSDLWSLGITALEMAESQPPLCDLHPMRALFLIPRNPPPRLKSKKWAKKFHSFIETVLVKDYHQRPYTEQLLKHAFIRDQPTERQVRIQLKDHIDRCKKRKQDNSVREDYKYSGSEGEEEENAVAGEPSSIVHNAAAHQGGDTLRRNFQQIQEGPRPAEAPQPQPPPKRNSKREEREEIPEPGPPARPTIPQRLIVVPDPQAQQPNRYRPLPPTPKSSGSSNSSGSNNGTPPASGPQPPQRGSHHMFKPMLPPRRPEDLDKLAAQLNELGVVSGNEPPNRPPRAPTNGQGPPVERNQPEPAFEDSDSDSDAEESGGRVRNDGTLLASDPPKPLPEFCYRPGLSAVSEDGGGGAGGGAPTRPLPPTPDDDDTHADRTLVMKRRENTDNDKRQSDVDEAVLLKDWDFARFFPSKNSEKEEKHDSSKDAEQKRAQLQRQSRLEMEDAWSKYKAIATPPSRHKQLLQKPADKSTQEKLADILKYKKEPDSEVNSPNRFFRGFRRENSDLFPLPSTRHSAIYFPKNESQVGVNKQLRSSGIFNNSRKQVIKPSAGEPILTDFIKTNDSLKMAQAEGRKSEKKRTPDRKIAASNPIDALKNVAALIRQDSESNGPSRQSSVNSDSPATSICFTSSASFEKAGTPDLTANTHEKSNIDHVNEDNVVKPRREKTESDIVFRRNSQYNRHTELMSSCGQEAVLAQDQGRSSGTNEGSGSRTSSVLPDLLSQAGQPTTPPRHDKSTSEEKQRSFLTFGFGAGSTGSGGTGGSGGNASRRESHVNVNVTPTGHDLSSDTPEIRKYKKRFNSEILCAALWGVNLLIGTENGLMLLDRSGQGKVYQLISRRRFQQMEVLEGQNILVTVSGKKNRVRVYYLSWLKSKILRTDGLSDQAERRNGWINVGELQGAVHFRIVKYERIKFLVIALKDSIEIYAWAPKPYHKFMAFKNFGELQHRPLLVDLTIEDSTRLKVIYGSADGFHAVDLDTATVYDIYIPKHVSNHTQGAIVPHCIVPLPNSNGVQLLLCYDNEGVYVNTYGRVSKNIVLQVFFQWGEMPTSVAYIGTGQIMGWGNKAIEIRSVETGHLDGVFMHKKAQRLKFLCERNDKVFFSSAKGGSSCQIYFMTLNKPGMANW; this is translated from the exons ATGGCGCATCAACTGGCACCGTCTGTAAATTGTTCATTGGACGACATTGACCTCAGCGCTCTAAAG GATCCTGCTGGTATATTTGAACTCATAGAAGTGGTCGGAAATGGCACCTATGGACAAGTATACaag GGGCGCCACACCAAAACAGGGCAACTTGCTGCCATCAAAGTTATGGACGTCACACAAGATGAGGAGGAAGAGATAAAGCTTGAGATAAATGTGCTGAAAAAGTATTCTAATCATCGCAATATTGCCACATACTATGGTGCTTTTATCAAAAAGAGCCCGCCTGGAAAGGATGACCAACTGTGGTTGGTCATGGAGTACTGTGGTGCTG GATCTGTGACTGACTTAGTGAAGTCCACTAAGGGGCAGTCATTAAAAGAAGAATGGATTTCATACATCTGTAGAGAAATCCTAAGAGGTCTCAGTTATTTACACTCCAATAAAGTTATTCACCGTGACATAAAGGGACAAAATGTCTTGCTTACAGACAATGCTGAAGTTAAACTTG TGGATTTTGGAGTGTCAGCACAACTGGATAGGACTATAGGAAGAAGAAACACTTTCATTGGTACTCCATACTGGATGGCACCCGAAGTTATCGCGTGCGATGAAAACCCCGATGCAACTTACGATAATCGTTCTGACCTTTGGTCGCTCGGAATAACTGCACTTGAAATGGCAGAAAGTCAACCGCCACTTTGTGATCTCCACCCTATGAGGGCTCTTTTCCTCATTCCAAG AAACCCGCCGCCTCGTCTTAAGTCCAAGAAATGGGCTAAAAAGTTCCACAGTTTCATTGAAACTGTACTGGTGAAAGACTACCATCAACGGCCGTACACTGAACAGCTGTTGAAACATGCATTTATAAG aGACCAACCCACAGAGAGACAGGTAAGAATACAACTGAAGGATCATATAGACCGATGTAAGAAACGGAAGCAGGACAACTCGGTGCGCGAGGACTACAAGTACTCTGGCTCGGAGGGAGAGGAAGAAGAGAACGCGGTCGCCGGCGAGCCCTCGTCCATCGTGCACAACGCGGCCGCGCACCAGGGCGGCGACACTCTGCGCAGGAACTTCCAACAAATCCAGGAAGGCCCAAG ACCTGCTGAAGCTCCGCAACCTCAGCCTCCACCGAAACGCAACAGCAAGCGAGAGGAACGCGAGGAGATTCCAG AGCCAGGTCCGCCGGCGAGGCCGACTATACCTCAAAGACTGATTGTTGTACCAGACCCACAGGCACAGCAGCCTAACAgatatag GCCTCTTCCACCAACACCAAAGTCTTCGGGCTCATCGAACAGTTCAGGCTCTAACAACGGCACGCCGCCGGCCAGCGGCCCGCAGCCTCCGCAACGCGGCTCACATCACATGTTCAAACCTATG CTTCCACCGAGAAGGCCAGAG GATTTGGACAAGTTGGCTGCTCAGCTTAACGAACTTGGCGTCGTGTCTGGTAACGAGCCGCCGAACAGGCCACCTCGCGCTCCCACTAATGGTCAAG gACCACCAGTAGAGAGAAACCAACCAGAACCGGCGTTTGAGGACTCTGATAGCGATTCTGACGCCGAAGAGAGTGGTGGAAGGGTACGCAATGATGGCACCCTCCTGGCTAGCGACCCGCCCAAGCCACT TCCCGAGTTCTGTTACAGGCCAGGTCTGAGCGCGGTGTCGGAggacggcggcggcggcgcgggcggcggcgccccCACGCGCCCGCTGCCGCCCACGCCCGACGACGACGACACGCACGCCGACCGCACGCTCGTCATGAAGAGG AGAGAGAATACCGACAACGATAAAAGGCAGTCTGATGTTGATGAAGCAGTATTACTCAAGGATTGGGACTTCGCCCGATTTTTCCCTTCAAAGAATTCTGAGAAAGAAGAAAAGCATGACTCATCGAAAGATGCGGAACAAAAGCGAGCTCAGCTACAACGTCAGTCGCGATTAGAAATGGAAGATGCGTGGTCTAAATACAAAGCTATAGCTACTCCTCCTTCTCGACACAAGCAGCTTTTGCAGAAACCCGCCGACAAGTCCACGCAGGAAAAGTTAGCTGATATTCTGAAATACAAGAAAGAGCCTGATTCCGAAGTCAACTCTCCCAACCGATTCTTCCGCGGCTTCAGAAGAGAAAATTCCGATCTCTTTCCACTGCCTAGTACACGTCACTCCGCTATATACTTTCCAAAAAATGAAAGCCAAGTAGGAGTCAATAAACAACTTCGATCAAGTGGAATCTTTAACAATTCTCGCAAACAAGTTATAAAACCTTCAGCTGGAGAGCCCATATTAACAGACTTCATAAAAACGAATGATAGTTTAAAGATGGCTCAAGCCGAGGGtagaaaaagtgaaaagaaaagAACTCCCGATCGAAAAATTGCAGCCAGCAACCCTATCGATGCCCTCAAAAATGTTGCTGCCCTTATCCGACAAGATAGCGAGAGCAACGGACCGAGTCGGCAGAGCAGCGTGAACAGTGACTCGCCAGCAACGAGCATTTGCTTCACGAGTAGCGCCTCATTCGAAAAAGCCGGCACGCCCGACCTAACCGCAAATACACATGAGAAATCAAATATAGATCATGTGAACGAAGACAACGTGGTGAAGCCACGCAGAGAAAAGACTGAATCGGATATAGTATTCCGGAGAAACTCTCAATATAACCGGCATACAGAACTTATGTCAAGTTGTGGGCAGGAAGCGGTACTCGCTCAGGATCAG GGTCGATCAAGCGGCACCAACGAAGGAAGTGGATCTCGCACTAGCTCCGTACTACCCGATCTGCTGAGCCAAGCTGGACAGCCGACCACTCCTCCACGACATGACAAGTCCACGAGCGAAGAG AAGCAGCGTTCGTTCCTCACGTTCGGGTTCGGCGCGGGCTCCACTGGCAGCGGAGGCACCGGCGGCTCCGGCGGCAATGCTTCGCGACGTGAGAGCCACGTCAACGTCAATGTCACTCCGACAGGCCATGACCTCTCTTCCGATACCCCCGAAATCCGGAAATATAAGAAGAGGTTTAACTCGGAGATACTCTGCGCAGCATTGTGGG GAGTCAATTTACTTATTGGCACCGAGAATGGTTTAATGCTTTTGGACCGATCAGGTCAAGGAAAAGTTTACCAATTGATCTCACGACGCCGCTTCCAACAAATGGAAGTGTTAGAAGGACAAAATATACTTGTGACTGTATCTGGAAAGAAGAATCGTGTGCGTGTATACTATCTCAGCTGGCTCAAGTCCAAAATTCTGCGCACCGACGGCCTTAGTGAC CAAGCCGAAAGGAGGAATGGCTGGATAAACGTCGGTGAACTTCAAGGCGCAGTACATTTCCGCATCGTCAAATACGAAAGAATCAAGTTTCTTGTTATTGCTTTGAAAGACTCCATCGAGATTTACGCGTGGGCGCCCAAACCATATCACAAATTCATGGCCTTTAAGAACTTTGGGGAACTGCAACATAG gcCTCTTTTAGTTGATTTGACTATAGAAGACAGCACAAGACTGAAAGTAATTTACGGATCAGCAGATGGTTTTCATGCTGTGGACTTGGATACTGCCACAGTTTACGATATATATATTCCAAAGCATGTAAGTAAccat ACACAAGGAGCTATCGTCCCACACTGCATTGTACCGCTTCCTAACTCAAATGGAGTTCAGTTGTTATTATGCTACGATAACGAAGGAGTTTACGTGAACACATATGGACGAGTAAGCAAGAACATTGTTCTCCAGGT CTTCTTTCAGTGGGGTGAAATGCCAACATCAGTAGCCTACATCGGCACAGGACAGATAATGGGATGGGGCAATAAAGCGATTGAAATTCGTTCAGTTGAAACCGGTCATCTCGACGGCGTTTTTATGCACAAGAAAGCACAACGACTCAAATTCTTATGTGAGCGCAATGATAAAGTGTTCTTCTCATCCGCCAAGGGTGGTTCCTCTTGTCAGATATACTTCATGACGCTCAACAAGCCCGGCATGGCCAACTGGTAG
- the LOC110370954 gene encoding serine/threonine-protein kinase mig-15 isoform X3, with protein sequence MAHQLAPSVNCSLDDIDLSALKDPAGIFELIEVVGNGTYGQVYKGRHTKTGQLAAIKVMDVTQDEEEEIKLEINVLKKYSNHRNIATYYGAFIKKSPPGKDDQLWLVMEYCGAGSVTDLVKSTKGQSLKEEWISYICREILRGLSYLHSNKVIHRDIKGQNVLLTDNAEVKLVDFGVSAQLDRTIGRRNTFIGTPYWMAPEVIACDENPDATYDNRSDLWSLGITALEMAESQPPLCDLHPMRALFLIPRNPPPRLKSKKWAKKFHSFIETVLVKDYHQRPYTEQLLKHAFIRDQPTERQVRIQLKDHIDRCKKRKQDNSVREDYKYSGSEGEEEENAVAGEPSSIVHNAAAHQGGDTLRRNFQQIQEGPRPAEAPQPQPPPKRNSKREEREEIPEPGPPARPTIPQRLIVVPDPQAQQPNRYRPLPPTPKSSGSSNSSGSNNGTPPASGPQPPQRGSHHMFKPMLPPRRPEDLDKLAAQLNELGVVSGNEPPNRPPRAPTNGQGPPVERNQPEPAFEDSDSDSDAEESGGRVRNDGTLLASDPPKPLPEFCYRPGLSAVSEDGGGGAGGGAPTRPLPPTPDDDDTHADRTLVMKRRENTDNDKRQSDVDEAVLLKDWDFARFFPSKNSEKEEKHDSSKDAEQKRAQLQRQSRLEMEDAWSKYKAIATPPSRHKQLLQKPADKSTQEKLADILKYKKEPDSEVNSPNRFFRGFRRENSDLFPLPSTRHSAIYFPKNESQVGVNKQLRSSGIFNNSRKQVIKPSAGEPILTDFIKTNDSLKMAQAEGRKSEKKRTPDRKIAASNPIDALKNVAALIRQDSESNGPSRQSSVNSDSPATSICFTSSASFEKAGTPDLTANTHEKSNIDHVNEDNVVKPRREKTESDIVFRRNSQYNRHTELMSSCGQEAVLAQDQGRSSGTNEGSGSRTSSVLPDLLSQAGQPTTPPRHDKSTSEEYRQAIAGGTPLSHHHHHPPPSSVQSTPSKSFVVGAASPHPLQQSPSNSSVGSQQQFLPLQQKQRSFLTFGFGAGSTGSGGTGGSGGNASRRESHVNVNVTPTGHDLSSDTPEIRKYKKRFNSEILCAALWGVNLLIGTENGLMLLDRSGQGKVYQLISRRRFQQMEVLEGQNILVTVSGKKNRVRVYYLSWLKSKILRTDGLSDQAERRNGWINVGELQGAVHFRIVKYERIKFLVIALKDSIEIYAWAPKPYHKFMAFKNFGELQHRPLLVDLTIEDSTRLKVIYGSADGFHAVDLDTATVYDIYIPKHTQGAIVPHCIVPLPNSNGVQLLLCYDNEGVYVNTYGRVSKNIVLQVFFQWGEMPTSVAYIGTGQIMGWGNKAIEIRSVETGHLDGVFMHKKAQRLKFLCERNDKVFFSSAKGGSSCQIYFMTLNKPGMANW encoded by the exons ATGGCGCATCAACTGGCACCGTCTGTAAATTGTTCATTGGACGACATTGACCTCAGCGCTCTAAAG GATCCTGCTGGTATATTTGAACTCATAGAAGTGGTCGGAAATGGCACCTATGGACAAGTATACaag GGGCGCCACACCAAAACAGGGCAACTTGCTGCCATCAAAGTTATGGACGTCACACAAGATGAGGAGGAAGAGATAAAGCTTGAGATAAATGTGCTGAAAAAGTATTCTAATCATCGCAATATTGCCACATACTATGGTGCTTTTATCAAAAAGAGCCCGCCTGGAAAGGATGACCAACTGTGGTTGGTCATGGAGTACTGTGGTGCTG GATCTGTGACTGACTTAGTGAAGTCCACTAAGGGGCAGTCATTAAAAGAAGAATGGATTTCATACATCTGTAGAGAAATCCTAAGAGGTCTCAGTTATTTACACTCCAATAAAGTTATTCACCGTGACATAAAGGGACAAAATGTCTTGCTTACAGACAATGCTGAAGTTAAACTTG TGGATTTTGGAGTGTCAGCACAACTGGATAGGACTATAGGAAGAAGAAACACTTTCATTGGTACTCCATACTGGATGGCACCCGAAGTTATCGCGTGCGATGAAAACCCCGATGCAACTTACGATAATCGTTCTGACCTTTGGTCGCTCGGAATAACTGCACTTGAAATGGCAGAAAGTCAACCGCCACTTTGTGATCTCCACCCTATGAGGGCTCTTTTCCTCATTCCAAG AAACCCGCCGCCTCGTCTTAAGTCCAAGAAATGGGCTAAAAAGTTCCACAGTTTCATTGAAACTGTACTGGTGAAAGACTACCATCAACGGCCGTACACTGAACAGCTGTTGAAACATGCATTTATAAG aGACCAACCCACAGAGAGACAGGTAAGAATACAACTGAAGGATCATATAGACCGATGTAAGAAACGGAAGCAGGACAACTCGGTGCGCGAGGACTACAAGTACTCTGGCTCGGAGGGAGAGGAAGAAGAGAACGCGGTCGCCGGCGAGCCCTCGTCCATCGTGCACAACGCGGCCGCGCACCAGGGCGGCGACACTCTGCGCAGGAACTTCCAACAAATCCAGGAAGGCCCAAG ACCTGCTGAAGCTCCGCAACCTCAGCCTCCACCGAAACGCAACAGCAAGCGAGAGGAACGCGAGGAGATTCCAG AGCCAGGTCCGCCGGCGAGGCCGACTATACCTCAAAGACTGATTGTTGTACCAGACCCACAGGCACAGCAGCCTAACAgatatag GCCTCTTCCACCAACACCAAAGTCTTCGGGCTCATCGAACAGTTCAGGCTCTAACAACGGCACGCCGCCGGCCAGCGGCCCGCAGCCTCCGCAACGCGGCTCACATCACATGTTCAAACCTATG CTTCCACCGAGAAGGCCAGAG GATTTGGACAAGTTGGCTGCTCAGCTTAACGAACTTGGCGTCGTGTCTGGTAACGAGCCGCCGAACAGGCCACCTCGCGCTCCCACTAATGGTCAAG gACCACCAGTAGAGAGAAACCAACCAGAACCGGCGTTTGAGGACTCTGATAGCGATTCTGACGCCGAAGAGAGTGGTGGAAGGGTACGCAATGATGGCACCCTCCTGGCTAGCGACCCGCCCAAGCCACT TCCCGAGTTCTGTTACAGGCCAGGTCTGAGCGCGGTGTCGGAggacggcggcggcggcgcgggcggcggcgccccCACGCGCCCGCTGCCGCCCACGCCCGACGACGACGACACGCACGCCGACCGCACGCTCGTCATGAAGAGG AGAGAGAATACCGACAACGATAAAAGGCAGTCTGATGTTGATGAAGCAGTATTACTCAAGGATTGGGACTTCGCCCGATTTTTCCCTTCAAAGAATTCTGAGAAAGAAGAAAAGCATGACTCATCGAAAGATGCGGAACAAAAGCGAGCTCAGCTACAACGTCAGTCGCGATTAGAAATGGAAGATGCGTGGTCTAAATACAAAGCTATAGCTACTCCTCCTTCTCGACACAAGCAGCTTTTGCAGAAACCCGCCGACAAGTCCACGCAGGAAAAGTTAGCTGATATTCTGAAATACAAGAAAGAGCCTGATTCCGAAGTCAACTCTCCCAACCGATTCTTCCGCGGCTTCAGAAGAGAAAATTCCGATCTCTTTCCACTGCCTAGTACACGTCACTCCGCTATATACTTTCCAAAAAATGAAAGCCAAGTAGGAGTCAATAAACAACTTCGATCAAGTGGAATCTTTAACAATTCTCGCAAACAAGTTATAAAACCTTCAGCTGGAGAGCCCATATTAACAGACTTCATAAAAACGAATGATAGTTTAAAGATGGCTCAAGCCGAGGGtagaaaaagtgaaaagaaaagAACTCCCGATCGAAAAATTGCAGCCAGCAACCCTATCGATGCCCTCAAAAATGTTGCTGCCCTTATCCGACAAGATAGCGAGAGCAACGGACCGAGTCGGCAGAGCAGCGTGAACAGTGACTCGCCAGCAACGAGCATTTGCTTCACGAGTAGCGCCTCATTCGAAAAAGCCGGCACGCCCGACCTAACCGCAAATACACATGAGAAATCAAATATAGATCATGTGAACGAAGACAACGTGGTGAAGCCACGCAGAGAAAAGACTGAATCGGATATAGTATTCCGGAGAAACTCTCAATATAACCGGCATACAGAACTTATGTCAAGTTGTGGGCAGGAAGCGGTACTCGCTCAGGATCAG GGTCGATCAAGCGGCACCAACGAAGGAAGTGGATCTCGCACTAGCTCCGTACTACCCGATCTGCTGAGCCAAGCTGGACAGCCGACCACTCCTCCACGACATGACAAGTCCACGAGCGAAGAG TATAGGCAAGCCATTGCCGGAGGCACGCCTCTGTCCCATCACCATCACCATCCTCCCCCATCCTCAGTTCAATCGACGCCGTCCAAATCGTTCGTGGTTGGCGCGGCTTCCCCACATCCCTTACAGCAATCCCCTTCGAACTCGTCTGTGGGATCCCAACAACAGTTCCTTCCCTTGCAACAGAAGCAGCGTTCGTTCCTCACGTTCGGGTTCGGCGCGGGCTCCACTGGCAGCGGAGGCACCGGCGGCTCCGGCGGCAATGCTTCGCGACGTGAGAGCCACGTCAACGTCAATGTCACTCCGACAGGCCATGACCTCTCTTCCGATACCCCCGAAATCCGGAAATATAAGAAGAGGTTTAACTCGGAGATACTCTGCGCAGCATTGTGGG GAGTCAATTTACTTATTGGCACCGAGAATGGTTTAATGCTTTTGGACCGATCAGGTCAAGGAAAAGTTTACCAATTGATCTCACGACGCCGCTTCCAACAAATGGAAGTGTTAGAAGGACAAAATATACTTGTGACTGTATCTGGAAAGAAGAATCGTGTGCGTGTATACTATCTCAGCTGGCTCAAGTCCAAAATTCTGCGCACCGACGGCCTTAGTGAC CAAGCCGAAAGGAGGAATGGCTGGATAAACGTCGGTGAACTTCAAGGCGCAGTACATTTCCGCATCGTCAAATACGAAAGAATCAAGTTTCTTGTTATTGCTTTGAAAGACTCCATCGAGATTTACGCGTGGGCGCCCAAACCATATCACAAATTCATGGCCTTTAAGAACTTTGGGGAACTGCAACATAG gcCTCTTTTAGTTGATTTGACTATAGAAGACAGCACAAGACTGAAAGTAATTTACGGATCAGCAGATGGTTTTCATGCTGTGGACTTGGATACTGCCACAGTTTACGATATATATATTCCAAAGCAT ACACAAGGAGCTATCGTCCCACACTGCATTGTACCGCTTCCTAACTCAAATGGAGTTCAGTTGTTATTATGCTACGATAACGAAGGAGTTTACGTGAACACATATGGACGAGTAAGCAAGAACATTGTTCTCCAGGT CTTCTTTCAGTGGGGTGAAATGCCAACATCAGTAGCCTACATCGGCACAGGACAGATAATGGGATGGGGCAATAAAGCGATTGAAATTCGTTCAGTTGAAACCGGTCATCTCGACGGCGTTTTTATGCACAAGAAAGCACAACGACTCAAATTCTTATGTGAGCGCAATGATAAAGTGTTCTTCTCATCCGCCAAGGGTGGTTCCTCTTGTCAGATATACTTCATGACGCTCAACAAGCCCGGCATGGCCAACTGGTAG